TAGCAAGTTCAAATTAAACTGTTCCAATGCTACGAAGGACAATTGTCTCCACAGTTAGACCTGGTCCAAACCCTAATAGCACACCCCAATCATACCCTTCTCCAGTTGTGGTTTTCCCTTCCTTCTTAGACTTGTTCCTCATCTCATCTAAAATGAACATCACAGTGGGACTAGACATATTACCAAATTCGCTCAGCACTTTCCTTGATGCTTTCAGCTTCTCCTCCTTCAAACCAAGGGTTTTTTCAATGAGGTCCAAAATTGCTGGGCCACCAGGGTGAGATATCCAAAAAATGGAGTTCCAATCACTAATACCAACTTTGCTGAATGCTTCCTCCAAGCACTTTCCGATGTTCCCAGCTATAGTTTTGGCTACATCCTTGGATAAGCTGATTGAAAGACCTGCTTGACGCAAGTGGCCTTCAACCATATCATCTGAGTCTGGGAGAATTCGAGTACCTGTCGAAAAGAGTTGAAACAATGGACGCTCAACTAATGTGTCAGGGTCTGCACCAACTATTAAAGCTGCAGCGCCATCTGCGAATATTGCTTGCCCAAGTAGGGTGTGGAAGTCCGTCGTGGTAGGTCCCTTGAAGCCACTTACAGAGTTCAACTCCGAGCAAACAACAAGAACACGGGCACCCTTATTGTTCTCAGCAAGGTCCTTGGCAACGCGGAGGACACTGCCACCACCGTAGCAGCCTAGATGATACATCATGACACGTCTAACGGTTGGTGAAAGACCTAGGAGCTTAATGAGTTGGAAGTCGGCACCAGGTGCATCAACACCAGAAATGGTAGTGAATACAACATGGGTGATCTTTGATTTGGGCTGTCCCCATTCATCGATGGCTTTCAACGCTGCTTCCTTAGCCAACTTGGGAAGCTCAACAACCATAATATCTTGGCGTGCATCAAGTGATGGAGCGGTAGGGTTGTAGAAGTCAGGGTTCTCCGCGATAATATCTTCAGTCATGTAGAGATGACGTTTTATGATTGTTGATCTGTCACCTGTTTTAGAAGTACAGAGAAAAGGAATGTCATTTCAATTAGCAATTTAGCTTAGTATCCAAGTTCAAATTAAATGCATGCAGGAGAGCAGACTACTTACAGATACGCTTGAACTTGTCCTTCAAATCAGTCATATGCTCACTCTTTGTGGATCTGAAGTAGAAATCAGGGAACTCAGGCTGATACATACAATTGGTTGGATTTGCTGTGCCGATGGCCAGAACTGTGGCTGGACCCTGTGCGCGCTGAGCTTCATAGATTTCTCCAACTGAACCCatccttgtttttttcttatggATATATAGGTTCAAATTTAGGGAGGGAAAGCCCTAAATAAAGGAATGAATGAAGATGGAAGGGAAGGCTATAGAAAGTAGAAAGAGATGATTGGATTGATGAAACGGCAAGAGAGATGCATGGGGTTTTATAGAAGtgggaagtttgaatggatcCATTGGCTGATGCAACCATGTGTTGAATTTTATGATAACTTGGACGTGGAAGGAGCCTGttttgaattattattattatttttttaaataattcaaaGAGGCTTAGAGAAGTAACTCTATTTCTTAGAAGAAGTGATTGTCGGCAAATTATTCAGCTTTGTTTGGAGACTCCGTCACCTTGACTTATATGGCCGGGTAGTTGAAAGAGGATCTatctaacaaataaataaataaataaataaataattaattaatgttaTCAAGAGAAGACCCGGGGGGTTGGCATGTGAGATAACGGTGGGAGAACGATGTTTTCATATGTATTATCAGCACTCTAATTGTGCTGATATGTATGTACTATCtttgacttgaaaaaaaaaatagtatgtttgACATGAACAGGCGCCTTGTTTGATTAATTGtctaattttgtatttttaatgatttcaatttctttaatttttttttttttaaattttggacACATATTTTTCGGAGAAGATAAAAACTCAATCCGATGGTGCGCTACCGTGTCTCTTGACTTACGGGCGAAAAAATGACCACCCTACCTCGTATCGAATGCCTTAATACATACTCTCATAGGTCTTGTGCTGGTATAAGACTACACAATAGCCATATcctaaaagaaaacaagaaaaaaaaaagacatgacTTTCACTTTCATGTGGTTCACTAATTTAGTCGCCAAACCTTAAAAGATGCATAACAATAACAAAGTCAGACCTGTATCGTCCCGGGACTGAAGGTGCACATATATTTCCTTTACAACAATTTCCAATCAGTGACTGTTGTTTGGTTAATCATGCATCAATGCATGGTGATGGGGAttttaaatgaagaaagaaagtgGGGACCATGGTTACGGTGATAAGCATCAACTATGCAAATTCAATGGACTTGGACTAAAGGCATGTATGGTCTCCATTTGTTTTCTTTGACTTGGACAAAGGATATCATGTATCCATATTCCATCATGTGGCAGGTGCATATAGTCATTCCATCCATTGGATGTGCCACGTGGTAAATACATGCATTCACCTAGAGATTCCTCTCTAGATGGGTCTCCATCAATCATCAATGTATGACCATTCTTTTGTATttttgattgaatttttcttatttctataACTTTTTTGGACCAAGTTTATGAGAATTCGTTGGTCATGGGGCTTCAGATTTGCACCAAAGGGTATCAGGATGATTTTTTAGAGAACATGTCAAAACCCTATAGGTGTATATGAACCCTAAGATAGTGTGGTAAAACTTCACATGTGGTGAATATAAACTTTCTCTAAATCTATAACGAAACTCGAGTGCCAACTTACAAACTTTAGAATTATGTTGTACGAGAGCGCTTTGTTTCTAAACGATAAGAATGTGTTTGATAatccttatttttttgtatGTTAGTGTACTAAATTATGTGTAACATATGCTATATTTGAGAAATATATAGGCAAGGTATGGCTGAGTTTATTGTTCATTTTTGTACTGTGTACACTGCCAACCCAGGGTACGGAACCAAACTAACTTTTTGAGCTAGTTTAAATGAAGCTTCAACCCAAAATATGGTTGATTAGTGGGCCCCATTGTCCAGTTGTGGGTGTAAATTTAGTCTGACAAATTTATCTGGAATCGTATTAACCTTGCTTCAACTATGCATTTAGATGTCAATACTTGCAGTTCAAAATTTCCTTCAAGACTTCATTGTCTTGAAAGTTGCTAAAGATCAAAGAAATACAACACTAATTGTTATAACTACATATTTGTACATCACCAAGAAGGCTAGATTAATTTCGGAAAAAAAGTATCAATTTAGTTAGTAGGCTTGAGAAAAAAATGTGGTATGAACAGAAttttataaacataaaaaaagaaaaagaaaaaaagaggtatAGCAATCCAAGGCCACGATTTGGTACGATTGTCAGAGAGAAGTTTTTGTTCAAATCTTCAGAGGCACTCCAGATTTCCTCCAATCCCCATCTGTCAGCTCTTGCATGTTTCATCCCATAGATTAGGCCTCAAACGGTGACTTCAACAATTTTTCTTAGTATCATGTATTCTGCATAGTGTGAGATTCAGTTGTTTGATAATCGAGCattctattatatttttttcgaatgagtgtaataatttttttcgtTTATTTTATGCCAACTTACTTTTCAACCTATTGGAAAACCTTACTACTCTAATTCAATACCATGTGTTTTGCACAAATCATATCACTTGTACATTTACATTATGAAATACCCCTAATTAAGCACAAGTTAAAATATCTAGATTGAACTGAATAAAGTAGTAATAGCTAGTTAAAACAAATTATTGCCCACTGATTaagtatataaataaataaataatagattttttgttttatcaatttttttatcgGATTTGATTTGGTCCATCTGATCGGTCTTATCAATCCAATCGGCACAAACCATATATATTCTATAGCAATAGCATACCAAATAGTAATTCGGTATAGAAACCTCATACTAATGACATATCGAATATGTTCAGTTCATATTCAGCACAGTATTGATACAATATAGTGTGTTTtttcatatcatatcatatacCAATATTGTATCAAATAATGTCTCGATATAGAAATCTCATATCGATACCatattaaataaatttaattCAATACGATATCAGTTTTAGTTCTCCGTTTTTATATAGATTGACAGCTAGGACATATCCTACCTATACGATACACACAATAATAAACTGCCAGTAGGGTTCATAtgacgaacactaggatagcctagtagTGGCAGCTTCGGCTTGAAGAGCCGGCGCCCAGGAGAGGAGGTCATGGGATCAAACCTTGATGTACGCTTTGTGTGTGCATGAATGGATGTGTGTATGAATAGCTGATCGTTGGCCCTGCTAGCGCCCAGTAGACTGGCCATTGGCCAGTGGTGCTTAGTAGGATATCAATAGAAGCAACCTTGTAGTATTCCATTGTCAATTGCTATGAACAAGAGGGAAATACTGTTTCTCATGATGACAAAGTCACCACTTGAAACAATAATCAAACAACCACAAACAGCAAATAATAAGGTTGAAAACACCTCTGCATGATGTAGCAACTCCCAATTAATGAAGAACATAATTGTGTTGCTAAGGCAAGTCAATTAGGTACTCATCCACCAATTTGTAGCAATTTGGGTGATCTTCTTGAAGTGGGCATAAAAATATTAAGGTCTGTTTGATGGATAAAAATGGGTGGAAATTTGTGAGGGTGGGTCTTACATGTTGTGGGTAGAAttgataaaaaatgaataagaaagggggaaaaaaaaggaatatataAATTTTAGTTGGAT
This Macadamia integrifolia cultivar HAES 741 chromosome 10, SCU_Mint_v3, whole genome shotgun sequence DNA region includes the following protein-coding sequences:
- the LOC122091808 gene encoding chalcone synthase 2-like is translated as MGSVGEIYEAQRAQGPATVLAIGTANPTNCMYQPEFPDFYFRSTKSEHMTDLKDKFKRICDRSTIIKRHLYMTEDIIAENPDFYNPTAPSLDARQDIMVVELPKLAKEAALKAIDEWGQPKSKITHVVFTTISGVDAPGADFQLIKLLGLSPTVRRVMMYHLGCYGGGSVLRVAKDLAENNKGARVLVVCSELNSVSGFKGPTTTDFHTLLGQAIFADGAAALIVGADPDTLVERPLFQLFSTGTRILPDSDDMVEGHLRQAGLSISLSKDVAKTIAGNIGKCLEEAFSKVGISDWNSIFWISHPGGPAILDLIEKTLGLKEEKLKASRKVLSEFGNMSSPTVMFILDEMRNKSKKEGKTTTGEGYDWGVLLGFGPGLTVETIVLRSIGTV